From a region of the Fischerella sp. JS2 genome:
- a CDS encoding NUDIX hydrolase produces MPGRIQKKLADTLNQQPLADFKVGVDNVIFSVDTAQNRLLVLLVMRQQEPFLNYWGLPGTLVRRGESLEDAAYRILAEKIKVKNLYLEQLYTFGGPNRDPREASNSYGVRYLSVSYFALVRFEEAELIADKVAGIAWYPVKRVPQLAFDHNEILAYGHRRLKNKLEYSPVAFEVLPETFTLNDLYQLYTTVLGENFSDYSNFRARLLKLGFLCDTGIKVSRGAGRPASLYRFDAEAFAPFKDQPLVFI; encoded by the coding sequence ATGCCAGGACGCATCCAAAAAAAGCTTGCAGATACGCTAAACCAACAACCTTTGGCTGATTTCAAAGTCGGCGTTGACAATGTAATTTTTTCAGTAGATACTGCCCAAAACCGACTGCTAGTACTATTAGTCATGCGACAACAAGAACCCTTTTTAAATTATTGGGGTCTTCCGGGTACTTTAGTACGTCGAGGTGAATCGTTAGAAGACGCCGCCTACCGCATTCTGGCTGAGAAAATCAAGGTCAAAAATCTTTATTTAGAACAATTGTATACTTTTGGTGGTCCTAATCGCGACCCAAGAGAAGCAAGCAACAGTTATGGGGTGCGTTATCTCAGTGTCAGTTACTTTGCCTTAGTGCGATTTGAAGAAGCCGAATTAATTGCTGATAAAGTTGCTGGCATAGCTTGGTATCCAGTCAAACGAGTCCCACAATTAGCCTTCGACCATAATGAAATTTTGGCATACGGACATAGACGTTTAAAAAATAAATTAGAGTATAGCCCGGTAGCTTTTGAAGTTTTGCCAGAAACATTTACTTTGAATGATTTATATCAGTTGTACACTACCGTTTTAGGTGAAAATTTTTCCGATTATTCTAATTTTCGGGCGCGTCTACTCAAGTTAGGTTTTTTATGCGATACAGGTATTAAAGTATCACGGGGTGCAGGTCGTCCAGCTAGTTTATATAGATTTGATGCAGAAGCATTTGCCCCTTTTAAAGATCAGCCTTTAGTGTTTATTTAA
- a CDS encoding NAD+ synthase, protein MKIAIAQLNPTIGDLPKNAQKILKAAQQAVAQGARLLLTPELSLCGYPPRDLLLNPSFIEAMGITLQQLARDLPPKLAVLVGTVDENFQAKTTGGKTLFNSIAWLEAGKVKQIFHKRLLPTYDVFDEHRYFEPGLQANYFTLDDINIGVTVCEDLWNDEEFWGKRSYTVNPIADLAILGVDLIVNLSASPYTLSKQRFREAMLSHSAVHFRQPIIYANQVGGNDDLIFDGRSFALNRQGEVICRARGFITDLLIIEFDQEVRDFNLGFIAPNYECEEEEIWQALVLGVRDYVRKCGFSQVVLGLSGGIDSSVVAVIATAALGKENVLGVLMPSPHSSDHSITDALALAANLGIKTHTLPIGELMQAYDKTFTDLFAETELGLAEENIQSRIRGNLLMAISNKFGHLLLSTGNKSEMAVGYCTLYGDMNGGLAVIADVPKTRVYALCRWLNRNGEIIPHNVLTKAPSAELKPGQVDQDSLPPYDILDDILQRLIEDHQSPAQIVSAGHDPVIVDKVMKMLARAEFKRRQAPPGLKITDRAFGTGWRMPIASNWLAVKNTYDTRSIPTPSLALWNGQNTHPSMK, encoded by the coding sequence ATGAAAATCGCGATCGCTCAACTTAATCCTACCATTGGTGATTTACCAAAAAATGCTCAAAAAATCCTTAAAGCTGCACAACAAGCAGTAGCCCAAGGTGCGCGTTTATTGCTGACACCAGAACTGTCTTTGTGTGGCTATCCTCCCCGGGATTTATTATTAAATCCTAGTTTTATTGAGGCAATGGGTATTACCTTACAACAATTAGCTAGAGACTTGCCACCTAAGTTAGCAGTATTAGTCGGAACTGTAGACGAAAATTTTCAAGCCAAAACCACTGGCGGCAAAACTTTATTTAATAGCATCGCTTGGTTAGAAGCAGGTAAGGTAAAACAAATTTTTCACAAACGGCTTTTACCTACTTATGATGTCTTTGACGAACATCGCTATTTTGAACCAGGTTTACAAGCGAATTATTTCACTTTGGATGACATTAATATTGGTGTCACTGTTTGCGAAGATTTATGGAACGATGAAGAATTTTGGGGCAAACGTAGTTACACTGTCAACCCGATTGCTGACTTAGCAATTTTAGGTGTGGATTTGATTGTGAATTTGTCCGCTTCACCTTATACACTCAGCAAGCAACGCTTCCGTGAAGCAATGCTAAGTCACAGTGCAGTACATTTTCGTCAACCGATTATCTATGCTAATCAAGTGGGCGGCAACGATGATTTAATTTTTGATGGCAGAAGTTTTGCTTTAAACCGCCAAGGTGAAGTTATTTGTCGGGCGCGTGGATTTATCACTGATTTATTAATCATTGAATTTGATCAAGAAGTACGGGATTTTAACTTAGGTTTTATTGCACCTAACTATGAGTGCGAAGAAGAAGAAATCTGGCAAGCATTAGTTTTAGGTGTGCGAGACTATGTCCGTAAGTGTGGCTTTAGTCAAGTAGTTCTAGGTTTGAGTGGTGGGATTGATTCTTCTGTTGTGGCCGTGATCGCTACAGCAGCCCTTGGTAAAGAAAATGTCCTCGGTGTTCTCATGCCTTCTCCCCACAGTTCTGACCATTCCATCACTGATGCCTTGGCATTAGCAGCAAATCTTGGTATCAAAACTCATACCTTGCCCATCGGAGAATTAATGCAAGCATATGACAAAACCTTTACAGATTTGTTTGCTGAGACTGAATTGGGACTAGCAGAAGAAAATATTCAATCCCGAATTCGGGGTAACTTATTGATGGCTATATCCAATAAATTTGGTCATCTTCTCCTCTCAACTGGCAACAAATCAGAAATGGCTGTTGGTTACTGCACCCTCTACGGTGATATGAATGGCGGTTTAGCAGTCATAGCTGATGTTCCCAAAACCCGCGTCTATGCACTGTGTCGCTGGTTAAATCGCAACGGCGAAATCATTCCCCACAACGTCCTTACCAAAGCACCTAGCGCCGAACTTAAACCAGGTCAAGTTGATCAAGATTCCCTACCCCCCTACGATATTCTCGACGACATCTTGCAACGTCTAATTGAAGACCACCAATCACCCGCCCAAATTGTTAGCGCGGGACACGATCCAGTTATAGTTGATAAAGTCATGAAAATGTTAGCTAGGGCAGAGTTCAAGCGGCGACAAGCACCCCCAGGATTAAAAATTACAGACCGCGCTTTTGGTACTGGATGGCGGATGCCCATTGCTAGTAATTGGCTGGCTGTTAAAAATACTTATGATACGAGAAGTATACCTACACCTTCCTTGGCACTTTGGAACGGACAAAATACTCATCCCAGTATGAAATAA
- a CDS encoding ABC transporter ATP-binding protein, which yields MTVAVSLENVYKIYNKVPVVDNLSFDIAAGEMFGLLGPNGAGKSTTIRMLTTLTKPTQGNIEVCGYDVIRQPLQVKQCIGVVLQQISVDGDLTVWENMELHGRLHHIQNPQRQRLINQWLDYVELTPKRNDLVKTLSGGMKRRLQIARALLHQPQILFLDEPTVGLDPQTRRRLWEIIKDLNKQGMTMLLTTHYMEEVEYLCDRIGIMDNGKLISLGTLQQLRSTHGEGLVMKQVGDRWEYVFFPTLGEANNYLDTLQDKTGIMVRPSNLEDIFVELTGRQLD from the coding sequence ATGACCGTTGCCGTTTCTCTCGAAAACGTCTACAAAATTTACAACAAAGTCCCTGTAGTCGATAATCTTTCTTTTGACATTGCTGCTGGAGAAATGTTTGGTTTACTTGGCCCTAATGGTGCAGGTAAATCTACCACAATTCGGATGTTGACTACTCTCACCAAACCTACACAAGGAAACATTGAGGTGTGTGGCTATGATGTGATACGCCAACCCTTGCAGGTAAAACAGTGTATAGGTGTAGTGTTACAGCAAATCAGTGTAGATGGCGATTTAACTGTGTGGGAAAATATGGAATTACATGGTAGGCTACATCACATACAGAACCCACAGCGCCAACGTCTGATTAACCAATGGCTAGATTACGTGGAATTGACTCCAAAACGTAATGACCTAGTCAAAACCCTGTCTGGTGGAATGAAGCGGCGATTGCAAATTGCTAGGGCTTTGTTACATCAACCCCAAATTTTATTTTTGGATGAACCAACAGTGGGACTAGACCCCCAAACCAGGCGGCGTCTTTGGGAAATTATCAAAGATTTAAATAAGCAAGGTATGACCATGCTGTTAACGACGCATTATATGGAAGAAGTGGAATATCTATGCGATCGCATCGGCATTATGGATAATGGTAAGTTAATTTCTTTAGGAACTTTACAACAATTGCGCTCCACTCATGGTGAAGGCTTAGTAATGAAACAAGTAGGAGATCGTTGGGAATATGTCTTTTTCCCCACCTTGGGTGAAGCAAACAATTATTTAGACACGCTACAAGATAAGACAGGAATAATGGTGCGTCCCTCTAACCTAGAAGATATTTTTGTAGAACTAACTGGACGTCAGTTAGATTAA
- a CDS encoding tetratricopeptide repeat protein yields the protein MPSVTQAQVLVVQRQSTQEVKELLEQGRSLVETGDYSGAIAVYQQAANLEPKNASIYSGIGYLYALQGNFSAALTAYRRAVALNPNNSDYQYALGYISGNLGNNNGAKEAYRKAIQLNRGNVNAYIGLATILTRLGEYTNAQWAYEEAVKLAPKNPQVYELRGTMLKKQGKSKEAIAVFKKARDLYEQQGKFDSVTRMEATLRELGV from the coding sequence ATGCCTTCAGTGACTCAGGCTCAGGTATTAGTAGTACAGCGTCAAAGTACTCAAGAAGTAAAAGAACTATTGGAACAAGGACGTAGCCTAGTAGAGACAGGTGATTATAGTGGTGCGATCGCTGTTTACCAACAAGCAGCAAACCTAGAGCCAAAAAATGCTTCAATCTATTCTGGCATTGGTTATTTGTATGCTTTACAAGGAAATTTTTCCGCAGCATTAACCGCTTACCGTCGGGCTGTTGCTCTTAACCCTAATAACAGTGATTATCAATATGCTTTGGGTTATATCAGCGGGAATTTAGGTAATAACAATGGAGCTAAAGAAGCTTATCGCAAAGCAATACAGTTAAACCGTGGTAACGTCAATGCCTATATAGGTTTAGCAACTATTCTGACACGATTGGGAGAATATACAAATGCTCAATGGGCATATGAGGAAGCTGTAAAACTTGCTCCCAAAAATCCCCAAGTTTATGAGTTACGGGGGACTATGTTAAAAAAACAAGGTAAATCCAAAGAAGCGATCGCTGTTTTTAAAAAAGCCCGTGATTTATACGAACAACAGGGTAAGTTTGACAGTGTGACTAGAATGGAAGCAACCTTACGTGAATTAGGGGTATGA
- a CDS encoding YbjQ family protein → MILTTTDVIQGAVIQSYLGIVTAEIVYGSNFLRDFFAGLRDIIGGRTGSYERLFEEGQRKALAELEQRALRLGADAVIGIEIDTGTINVDQSGVLLLITATGTAVKMR, encoded by the coding sequence ATGATTTTAACTACTACTGATGTCATCCAAGGAGCCGTTATCCAATCATATTTGGGTATTGTGACAGCAGAAATCGTCTATGGTAGTAACTTTCTACGAGACTTTTTTGCTGGTTTACGGGATATAATAGGTGGGCGTACAGGTAGCTATGAGCGCTTATTTGAAGAAGGTCAACGCAAAGCACTAGCAGAGTTAGAACAACGAGCGTTACGTTTAGGCGCAGATGCAGTAATTGGCATTGAAATTGATACAGGTACTATCAATGTTGACCAGTCAGGAGTATTACTCTTAATCACAGCTACAGGTACAGCTGTGAAAATGCGTTAA
- the sufR gene encoding iron-sulfur cluster biosynthesis transcriptional regulator SufR, whose product MVTTQQSSTKQDILEYLVKHAQATAVELAAALDISPQAIRRHLKDLEAEDLIVYSSVQAGMGRPQHVYKLSSKGRDRLRREAADSYGEFAVSLLDTVAQTVGHDQVSSILRKQWERKAQEYREHLGNGSLHQRVETLVELRKAEGYMAEYHPIDSHESGSGDRFILMEHNCAISNLAESFPSICGHELEMFAAVLPDCTVERTHWIINGEHRCGYLVQARKVRS is encoded by the coding sequence ATGGTGACTACCCAGCAGTCCTCAACCAAGCAAGATATCCTAGAATATCTCGTTAAGCACGCTCAAGCTACGGCGGTTGAACTGGCCGCAGCTTTAGATATTAGCCCGCAAGCAATTCGTCGCCATCTCAAGGATTTAGAGGCGGAAGATTTAATTGTGTATTCATCGGTGCAGGCTGGGATGGGGCGGCCGCAGCACGTTTATAAGTTAAGTAGTAAAGGACGCGATCGCTTACGAAGAGAAGCGGCTGATAGTTATGGAGAGTTTGCCGTTTCCTTACTAGACACAGTAGCCCAAACAGTTGGACACGACCAAGTCAGCAGTATTTTAAGAAAACAGTGGGAACGTAAAGCCCAAGAATATCGCGAACACCTGGGTAATGGCTCTTTACACCAGAGAGTAGAAACTTTGGTAGAACTTAGGAAAGCAGAGGGTTACATGGCAGAGTATCACCCTATAGACTCCCATGAGTCAGGTAGTGGCGATCGCTTTATTTTAATGGAGCATAACTGTGCCATTTCTAATCTTGCAGAGTCTTTTCCTAGTATTTGTGGGCATGAGTTAGAAATGTTTGCTGCTGTTTTACCAGATTGTACAGTAGAACGTACTCACTGGATTATTAATGGTGAGCATCGTTGTGGCTACTTAGTGCAAGCGAGAAAAGTTAGATCATAA